In Streptomyces sp. NBC_01551, one DNA window encodes the following:
- a CDS encoding precorrin-2 C(20)-methyltransferase: MSAGRLYGVGLGPGDPSLMTLRAVEVIAEADVVAYHSARHGRSIARSIAAKHLRADHIEEPLVYPVTTETTDHPGGYQGAMEEFYEACAARLAAHLDAGRTVAVLAEGDPLFYGSYMHMHKRLADRYEAEVIPGVTSVSAAAARLGTPLVEGEEVLTILPGTLPEAELTARLAATDSAVVMKLGRTFPAVRRAMEDSGRLAEARYVERATMEGERTGILADTDAESVPYFAVAVVPSRIGNPGSVPSGPGEVVVVGTGPAGPLWLTPETRRALADAEVLVGYTTYLDRVPVKPGQIRHGSDNKVESERAEFALDLARRGKRVAVVSGGDPGVFAMATAVLEVAGQPEYKDVPVRVLPGVTAANAAAAAAGAPLGHDYATISLSDRLKPWEVIAERLRAAAAADLVLALYNPGSRSRTWQVAQAKELLLELRSPQTPVVVARDVGGPQQSVRVLPLGELEPSEVDMRTILLIGSSQTQVTERPDGTRLTWTPRRYP, translated from the coding sequence ATGAGCGCCGGACGCCTGTACGGGGTCGGGCTCGGCCCCGGCGACCCGTCCCTGATGACGCTGCGGGCCGTCGAGGTCATCGCCGAGGCGGATGTCGTCGCGTACCACAGCGCCCGCCACGGCCGCTCGATCGCCCGCTCCATCGCGGCGAAGCACCTGCGCGCCGACCACATCGAGGAACCGCTGGTCTACCCGGTCACCACCGAGACCACCGACCACCCCGGCGGCTACCAGGGGGCGATGGAGGAGTTCTACGAGGCCTGCGCCGCCCGTCTCGCCGCCCACCTGGACGCCGGCCGGACCGTCGCCGTCCTCGCGGAGGGCGACCCGCTCTTCTACGGCTCGTACATGCACATGCACAAGCGGCTCGCCGACCGGTACGAGGCCGAGGTCATCCCCGGCGTCACCTCGGTCAGCGCCGCCGCCGCCCGGCTCGGGACCCCGCTGGTGGAGGGCGAGGAGGTGCTGACCATCCTGCCCGGCACCCTGCCGGAGGCGGAGCTCACCGCCCGCCTCGCCGCCACCGACTCGGCCGTCGTGATGAAGCTCGGCCGCACCTTCCCCGCCGTGCGGCGGGCCATGGAGGACAGCGGCCGCCTCGCCGAGGCCCGCTACGTGGAGCGCGCGACGATGGAGGGCGAGCGGACCGGGATCCTCGCCGACACCGACGCCGAGTCCGTCCCGTACTTCGCCGTCGCCGTGGTCCCCAGCCGGATCGGCAACCCGGGCAGCGTGCCGTCCGGGCCCGGCGAGGTCGTCGTCGTCGGCACCGGCCCGGCCGGGCCGCTGTGGCTGACCCCCGAGACCCGGCGGGCGCTGGCCGACGCCGAGGTGCTCGTCGGGTACACGACGTACCTGGACCGGGTGCCCGTGAAGCCGGGCCAGATCCGGCACGGCTCCGACAACAAGGTGGAGTCGGAACGCGCCGAGTTCGCCCTCGACCTCGCCCGGCGCGGCAAGCGCGTCGCCGTGGTCTCCGGCGGAGACCCCGGCGTCTTCGCCATGGCGACCGCGGTCCTGGAGGTCGCGGGGCAGCCGGAGTACAAGGACGTGCCGGTACGGGTCCTGCCGGGCGTCACCGCCGCCAACGCGGCCGCTGCCGCGGCCGGCGCGCCGCTCGGCCACGACTACGCCACCATCTCCCTGTCCGACCGGCTCAAGCCCTGGGAGGTCATCGCGGAGCGGCTGCGCGCGGCCGCCGCGGCCGACCTGGTCCTCGCCCTGTACAACCCGGGCTCCCGCAGCCGCACCTGGCAGGTCGCCCAGGCCAAGGAACTCCTGCTGGAGCTGCGCTCCCCGCAGACCCCGGTGGTCGTCGCCCGCGACGTGGGCGGCCCGCAGCAGTCGGTCCGCGTCCTCCCGCTCGGCGAACTGGAGCCGTCCGAGGTGGACATGCGCACCATCCTGCTGATCGGCTCCTCGCAGACCCAGGTCACCGAGCGCCCCGACGGCACCCGCCTGACCTGGACCCCGCGCCGTTACCCGTGA
- a CDS encoding precorrin-8X methylmutase gives MSEYTVFEYEKDGAAIYRQSFATIRAEADLSGLPASVAQVAVRMIHACGMTDLTKDLGYTPDVVLRARAALTAGAPILCDVQMVASGVTRKRLPADNEVICTLSDPAVPELAAKMGTTRSAAALEVWRDRGLLEGSVIAVGNAPTALFRLLEMIEEGAPRPAAVIGVPVGFIGAAESKDALAEHASGLDHLIVRGRRGGSAMAAAAVNAIASVAE, from the coding sequence ATGAGCGAGTACACCGTGTTCGAGTACGAGAAGGACGGCGCCGCGATCTACCGCCAGTCCTTTGCCACGATCCGCGCCGAGGCGGACCTCTCCGGGCTGCCCGCCTCCGTCGCCCAGGTCGCGGTGCGCATGATTCACGCCTGCGGGATGACGGACCTGACGAAGGACCTCGGCTACACGCCGGACGTCGTGCTGCGGGCCCGCGCCGCCCTGACCGCCGGCGCGCCGATCCTGTGCGACGTCCAGATGGTCGCCAGCGGCGTCACCCGCAAGCGGCTGCCCGCCGACAACGAGGTGATCTGCACCCTCTCCGACCCGGCCGTGCCGGAACTCGCCGCGAAGATGGGGACGACGCGCAGCGCCGCCGCCCTCGAAGTGTGGCGCGACCGGGGCCTGCTGGAGGGCTCGGTGATCGCCGTCGGCAACGCGCCGACCGCGCTGTTCCGGCTGCTGGAGATGATCGAGGAGGGCGCCCCGCGCCCCGCCGCCGTCATCGGCGTCCCCGTCGGTTTCATCGGCGCCGCCGAGTCCAAGGACGCCCTCGCCGAACACGCGTCGGGCCTCGACCACTTGATCGTGCGCGGTCGGCGCGGCGGCAGCGCCATGGCCGCCGCCGCCGTCAACGCGATCGCGAGCGTGGCCGAATGA
- a CDS encoding cobalamin biosynthesis protein CobG produces MPQPPSAASRDEPVIRDGGDACPGALRLHAADDGFLARVRIPGGLLGPAQAAALADAADRYGDGHLELTSRGNVQLRGLADGCGAGLAELLDAAGLLPAPSHERVRNIVASPLGDPAPVRALDRLLCADPEATALSGRFLFAVDDGRGDVAALDPDVTLLGQPGGRALVRLGAAADAVEVAAADGPGAALEAARHFLAAAAAAGTRAWRVAELPAEHALDTGEFIARLTGRGIAARYVPDAPRPYADPPAPGPHGDALCVLIPLGRLATAQWRELPGELRVTPWRSVVVADLGAAAGLGRAGLVTSPGSAWEAVTACTGRPGCAKALADVRADARAVVERARGPLPVHWSGCERRCGHPRGTDWVDAVATATGYRLTAPGRPVPRHVSAPDLGAALLDARNTPRISEDAVKK; encoded by the coding sequence ATGCCCCAGCCCCCCTCCGCCGCATCGCGGGACGAACCCGTCATACGGGACGGCGGCGACGCATGCCCGGGCGCGCTCCGGCTGCACGCGGCGGACGACGGGTTCCTCGCGCGGGTCCGGATCCCGGGCGGGCTCCTCGGCCCGGCCCAGGCCGCCGCACTCGCGGACGCCGCCGACCGGTACGGCGACGGGCACCTGGAACTCACCTCGCGCGGCAACGTCCAGCTCCGCGGCCTCGCCGACGGCTGCGGCGCCGGGCTCGCCGAACTCCTCGACGCCGCCGGACTGCTGCCCGCGCCCTCGCACGAGCGGGTCCGCAACATCGTCGCGAGCCCCCTCGGGGACCCGGCCCCGGTGCGCGCCCTGGACCGGCTGCTCTGCGCCGACCCGGAGGCCACCGCGCTCTCCGGGCGGTTCCTGTTCGCCGTCGACGACGGGCGCGGTGACGTGGCCGCCCTCGACCCCGACGTGACCCTGCTCGGGCAGCCGGGCGGGCGGGCGCTGGTCCGGCTCGGCGCGGCGGCCGACGCCGTCGAGGTGGCCGCCGCCGACGGCCCCGGGGCGGCCCTGGAGGCCGCGCGCCACTTTCTCGCCGCCGCGGCCGCCGCCGGCACCCGGGCCTGGCGGGTCGCCGAGCTGCCCGCCGAACACGCCCTGGACACCGGGGAGTTCATCGCGCGGCTGACCGGCCGTGGCATTGCCGCCCGGTACGTCCCGGACGCGCCGCGCCCGTACGCCGACCCGCCCGCGCCCGGGCCGCACGGCGACGCGCTGTGCGTGTTGATCCCGCTCGGGCGGCTCGCCACCGCGCAGTGGCGGGAGCTGCCGGGCGAGCTTCGGGTCACGCCGTGGCGCAGCGTGGTGGTCGCGGACCTCGGCGCCGCCGCCGGGCTGGGCCGCGCCGGGCTCGTCACCTCGCCCGGCAGCGCCTGGGAGGCCGTCACCGCCTGCACCGGGCGGCCCGGCTGCGCGAAGGCCCTCGCGGACGTACGCGCCGACGCGCGAGCCGTCGTGGAGCGGGCGCGCGGGCCGCTGCCGGTGCACTGGTCCGGCTGCGAGCGCCGGTGCGGGCATCCTCGCGGCACGGACTGGGTGGACGCCGTAGCCACCGCCACCGGATACCGACTCACCGCGCCCGGACGGCCCGTACCGCGGCACGTCAGCGCCCCCGACCTTGGCGCGGCCCTGCTGGACGCGCGCAACACCCCCCGAATTTCCGAAGACGCAGTGAAGAAATGA